A stretch of DNA from Deinococcus multiflagellatus:
GGTGCGTCATCTGGCTCAGGGCGAACACTGTGTTTGCGACCTCGAAGCCCTGCTGGGCTTACCTCAATCCAAAGTCTCTTACCACCTGGGCATCCTCAAAGAAGCGGGCCTCGTGACGGCAGAACAGCGCGGAAAGAATACGTACTACACGCTGCGCCGCGAACCCCTGTTCCGCATTGGTGGTCACCTGCTCGTGGATCTCTTCCCAGATCACGTCGGCTTGACACATCAACCGAAATCGGTGTGTTAACGTGGCCGGGTGCCCCGTGTCCTGATTCTCTGCACCCACAATTCCGCCCGCTCCC
This window harbors:
- a CDS encoding ArsR/SmtB family transcription factor, yielding MTTLTAPPVLDQLKALAQDTRYDLVRHLAQGEHCVCDLEALLGLPQSKVSYHLGILKEAGLVTAEQRGKNTYYTLRREPLFRIGGHLLVDLFPDHVGLTHQPKSVC